In Myotis daubentonii chromosome 16, mMyoDau2.1, whole genome shotgun sequence, one DNA window encodes the following:
- the LOC132218113 gene encoding C-type lectin domain family 10 member A-like isoform X2 produces MPNTQTQLVIRLLFAAQSGRNGSSKILTPGLSDTETSRTPVTDLTPPQTPLPRSPGLQFIQLYSLLHSKPKNHSLETLHSSDSLRVGPRMSMNYEDLQSLESEKKSQGIRKGPCPPQAFLRRLCSVPCLLLLFLGLSLFLLVDICIIGSKHAKIQSDVETLRASFSNFTSNTMAEVQALHSQGGSLQATITSLKAVVENQEQELQAARSLNDKVFSLESKLEKEQQELKAGHSEMLLGVQQLVKGLNSLNCQLAALKSNGSQNTCCPIGWLEYEGSCYWFSRSGLTWPQAEKYCQLENAHLVVINSREEQKFIEQHSSPFHTWIGLTESDGSWKWVDGTDYVNSYKNWGVGQPNNWKGHKDGADEDCAEIREDERWNDDFCLKVQHWVCEMTGNITG; encoded by the exons ATGCCAAACACGCAGACTCAGCTTGTGATTCGATTATTATTTGCTGCCCAAAGCGGAAGAAACGGGAGTTCCAAGATTTTGACCCCTGGGCTTTCAGACACTGAGACCAGCAGGACTCCAGTCACTGACCTGACTCCTCCTCAGACACCTCTGCCCCGCTCTCCAGGACTTCAATTTATTCAACTCTACTCACTGCTGCACAGCAAACCCAAGAATCACAGCCTCGAGACTTTGCATAG CTCTGACAGCCTCAGAGTGGGTCCAAGGATGTCGATGAACTATGAAGACCTCCAGTCCTTGGAGAGTGAGAAGAAAAGCCAGGGGATAAGAAAGG GGCCATGTCCTCCCCAAGCCTTTCTCAGGCGTCTCTGCTctgttccctgcctcctcctgctcttcctgggcctcagcctctTCCTGCTGGTCGATATCTGCATAATTGGATCCAAAC ATGCCAAGATTCAGAGTGATGTGGAGACCCTGAGAGCATCTTTCAGCAACTTCACTTCCAACACGATGGCTGAGGTCCAGGCACTGCACTCCCAGG GTGGCAGTTTGCAAGCAACAATAACATCTCTGAAAGCTGTGGTGGAAAACCAGGAGCAGGAGCTGCAAGCAG cccgcAGCCTGAATGACAAGGTGTTTTCTCTGGAGAGCAAGCTGGAGAAAGAGCAGCAGGAACTCAAAGCAG GTCATTCTGAAATGCTCCTGGGAGTCCAGCAACTGGTCAAAGGCCTGAACTCCCTGAATTGTCAGCTGGCTGCGCTCAAGAGCAATG GCTCTCAAAATACCTGCTGCCCCATTGGCTGGCTGGAGTATGAAGGCAGCTGCTACTGGTTTTCTCGCTCTGGATTGACCTGGCCCCAGGCCGAGAAGTACTGCCAGCTGGAGAACGCCCACCTGGTGGTCATCAACTCCAGAGAGGAGCAG AAATTCATTGAACAGCACTCGAGCCCCTTTCACACCTGGATAGGACTCACTGAGAGCGATGGCTCCTGGAAGTGGGTGGACGGCACAGACTATGTGAACAGCTACAA GAACTGGGGTGTCGGTCAACCAAATAACTGGAAGGGGCACAAGGACGGTGCAGATGAAGACTGTGCCGAAATCCGGGAGGATGAGCGCTGGAACGACGATTTCTGCCTGAAGGTGCAACACTGGGTGTGCGAGATGACGGGGAACATCACTGGATGA
- the LOC132218113 gene encoding C-type lectin domain family 10 member A-like isoform X1 — protein sequence MPNTQTQLVIRLLFAAQSGRNGSSKILTPGLSDTETSRTPVTDLTPPQTPLPRSPGLQFIQLYSLLHSKPKNHSLETLHSSDSLRVGPRMSMNYEDLQSLESEKKSQGIRKGPCPPQAFLRRLCSVPCLLLLFLGLSLFLLVDICIIGSKHAKIQSDVETLRASFSNFTSNTMAEVQALHSQGGSLQATITSLKAVVENQEQELQAARSLNDKVFSLESKLEKEQQELKAGHSEMLLGVQQLVKGLNSLNCQLAALKSNGSQNTCCPIGWLEYEGSCYWFSRSGLTWPQAEKYCQLENAHLVVINSREEQVRHHWTRHSIPCFFQKFIEQHSSPFHTWIGLTESDGSWKWVDGTDYVNSYKNWGVGQPNNWKGHKDGADEDCAEIREDERWNDDFCLKVQHWVCEMTGNITG from the exons ATGCCAAACACGCAGACTCAGCTTGTGATTCGATTATTATTTGCTGCCCAAAGCGGAAGAAACGGGAGTTCCAAGATTTTGACCCCTGGGCTTTCAGACACTGAGACCAGCAGGACTCCAGTCACTGACCTGACTCCTCCTCAGACACCTCTGCCCCGCTCTCCAGGACTTCAATTTATTCAACTCTACTCACTGCTGCACAGCAAACCCAAGAATCACAGCCTCGAGACTTTGCATAG CTCTGACAGCCTCAGAGTGGGTCCAAGGATGTCGATGAACTATGAAGACCTCCAGTCCTTGGAGAGTGAGAAGAAAAGCCAGGGGATAAGAAAGG GGCCATGTCCTCCCCAAGCCTTTCTCAGGCGTCTCTGCTctgttccctgcctcctcctgctcttcctgggcctcagcctctTCCTGCTGGTCGATATCTGCATAATTGGATCCAAAC ATGCCAAGATTCAGAGTGATGTGGAGACCCTGAGAGCATCTTTCAGCAACTTCACTTCCAACACGATGGCTGAGGTCCAGGCACTGCACTCCCAGG GTGGCAGTTTGCAAGCAACAATAACATCTCTGAAAGCTGTGGTGGAAAACCAGGAGCAGGAGCTGCAAGCAG cccgcAGCCTGAATGACAAGGTGTTTTCTCTGGAGAGCAAGCTGGAGAAAGAGCAGCAGGAACTCAAAGCAG GTCATTCTGAAATGCTCCTGGGAGTCCAGCAACTGGTCAAAGGCCTGAACTCCCTGAATTGTCAGCTGGCTGCGCTCAAGAGCAATG GCTCTCAAAATACCTGCTGCCCCATTGGCTGGCTGGAGTATGAAGGCAGCTGCTACTGGTTTTCTCGCTCTGGATTGACCTGGCCCCAGGCCGAGAAGTACTGCCAGCTGGAGAACGCCCACCTGGTGGTCATCAACTCCAGAGAGGAGCAG gttcgccatcactggactagacacTCGATTCCATGTTTTTTCCAGAAATTCATTGAACAGCACTCGAGCCCCTTTCACACCTGGATAGGACTCACTGAGAGCGATGGCTCCTGGAAGTGGGTGGACGGCACAGACTATGTGAACAGCTACAA GAACTGGGGTGTCGGTCAACCAAATAACTGGAAGGGGCACAAGGACGGTGCAGATGAAGACTGTGCCGAAATCCGGGAGGATGAGCGCTGGAACGACGATTTCTGCCTGAAGGTGCAACACTGGGTGTGCGAGATGACGGGGAACATCACTGGATGA